A part of Pirellulales bacterium genomic DNA contains:
- a CDS encoding WecB/TagA/CpsF family glycosyltransferase, whose amino-acid sequence MNTAPLFGMKIDSLRMTEVVERLLSWCRRPDGRCHYVVTPNVDHAVMFQKHAGLRMAYRDAALVLADGFPVLAAARLLRRNIPERVPGSDLVPALFDAVNQSLLGEKSHPHRSRDEADPAAQGVACRERESGRLRVYLLGAAPGVAERAAGKIVGRWPAVEIAGTYSPPRGFEQDSCENTAILDRIAAAKPDVLIVGLGAPKQELWVHQHRERIAAPVVLCVGATIDFLAGEKPRAPLWMRRIGLEWLHRLASEPRRLAKRYLQDAWVFPKLVWREWKNRERSIAGKSQDADSRLRPLPPLPSAQSLSQV is encoded by the coding sequence ATGAATACCGCTCCTCTTTTCGGAATGAAGATCGACTCGCTTCGCATGACGGAAGTCGTCGAGCGATTGCTGAGCTGGTGTCGGCGTCCCGACGGCCGTTGCCACTATGTTGTTACGCCGAACGTCGATCATGCTGTGATGTTTCAAAAGCACGCCGGCTTGCGAATGGCGTATCGCGATGCAGCCCTCGTGCTGGCCGACGGTTTCCCGGTCCTCGCCGCCGCCAGACTACTGAGAAGAAACATTCCTGAACGCGTTCCCGGCAGCGATCTGGTGCCGGCGTTGTTTGACGCCGTGAACCAGTCATTGCTGGGAGAGAAATCGCATCCTCACCGGTCGCGTGACGAGGCCGATCCAGCCGCCCAGGGTGTCGCCTGTCGCGAACGCGAATCTGGCCGATTGCGCGTTTATCTGCTCGGGGCCGCTCCCGGTGTCGCGGAGCGTGCGGCAGGCAAAATTGTCGGTCGCTGGCCGGCGGTCGAAATCGCAGGAACCTATAGTCCACCGCGAGGGTTTGAGCAGGACTCGTGCGAAAACACGGCGATTCTTGATCGCATCGCGGCAGCGAAACCAGATGTTCTCATTGTGGGCCTGGGCGCGCCCAAGCAAGAATTGTGGGTCCACCAGCACCGCGAACGCATTGCGGCGCCCGTCGTATTGTGCGTCGGCGCAACGATTGATTTTCTGGCCGGCGAAAAGCCCCGCGCCCCCCTCTGGATGCGCCGCATCGGTTTGGAATGGCTGCATCGGCTGGCAAGCGAACCGCGGCGGCTGGCGAAACGCTACCTGCAAGACGCTTGGGTCTTCCCAAAACTCGTATGGCGGGAGTGGAAAAACCGCGAGCGTTCCATCGCTGGCAAGTCGCAAGATGCTGACTCCAGGCTGCGGCCCCTACCGCCCCTACCATCCGCGCAATCCCTGTCGCAGGTTTGA
- a CDS encoding glycosyltransferase: MNREPLAQTSAPPSSVRSTTGLSHSSLPPPTAKLRVLHVINGEHYAGAERVQDLLAARLPELGVEVAFACVKPNRFPKFRHSRNTPLDRLPMRGRLDLRPVWKLIKLIRHGKFDLIHTHTPRAALVGRFAARLANVPMVHHVHGHTAVEVGAGWQTWLSAKVERFSVANAAAVIPVSHSAARYIHTWGVPENRIHLIPNGVPGRDSIPARSNHRNHWVLGALAMFRPRKGLEVLLQAMAVLHHRGMPVLLRVIGGFESSEYREQMLWLADELAISRLIDWRGFRSDIDAELDEVDFMVLPSVLPEGMPMAVLEAMASGVPPIGSRVEGIAEVIHHGRDGLLVEPGNVDDLANTVTAAIEGEFHWKQLAQNATRTHAAKYSDRVMAARVAEVYRQVLDLHEPH; encoded by the coding sequence ATGAATCGAGAGCCGCTCGCGCAAACTTCCGCTCCGCCATCGTCGGTACGATCGACGACAGGCCTTTCCCATTCTTCGTTGCCGCCGCCGACGGCAAAGCTGCGGGTGTTGCACGTCATTAACGGCGAGCATTACGCCGGGGCCGAGCGGGTTCAGGACTTGCTCGCCGCGCGACTGCCCGAATTGGGAGTCGAAGTGGCGTTCGCCTGCGTCAAACCGAATCGCTTTCCGAAGTTTCGCCATTCGCGGAATACTCCACTCGATCGCCTCCCAATGCGCGGCAGGCTCGATTTGCGGCCCGTTTGGAAATTGATAAAACTCATTCGCCACGGAAAGTTCGACCTGATTCACACGCATACGCCGCGGGCGGCGCTGGTCGGCCGATTCGCCGCGCGGCTGGCCAACGTGCCAATGGTGCATCATGTGCATGGCCACACGGCCGTCGAAGTCGGAGCCGGTTGGCAGACTTGGCTGAGCGCGAAAGTCGAACGATTTTCTGTGGCCAATGCCGCAGCAGTGATTCCCGTTTCACATTCGGCGGCGCGATACATTCACACGTGGGGCGTGCCGGAGAATCGCATACACCTGATCCCCAACGGCGTACCTGGCCGCGATTCCATTCCCGCGCGTTCGAACCACCGCAACCATTGGGTGCTGGGCGCGCTGGCAATGTTCCGACCACGAAAGGGTTTGGAAGTGCTGCTGCAAGCAATGGCAGTGCTGCATCATCGTGGAATGCCGGTGCTGCTGCGAGTGATTGGCGGATTTGAATCGTCCGAGTATCGCGAGCAAATGCTGTGGCTGGCCGATGAGCTGGCGATTTCGCGGCTCATCGATTGGCGCGGCTTCCGCAGCGACATCGATGCCGAACTGGACGAAGTCGATTTCATGGTTCTCCCCAGCGTTCTGCCGGAAGGCATGCCGATGGCCGTCCTCGAAGCAATGGCCTCTGGTGTGCCGCCGATCGGCAGCCGCGTCGAAGGGATCGCGGAGGTGATTCATCACGGCCGCGACGGATTGCTCGTTGAGCCGGGCAACGTCGATGATTTGGCCAATACGGTGACGGCCGCCATCGAGGGTGAATTTCATTGGAAGCAACTTGCGCAAAACGCGACCAGAACCCATGCGGCGAAGTATTCCGACCGTGTGATGGCGGCGAGAGTGGCTGAAGTCTATCGACAAGTCCTGGACCTACACGAACCACACTGA
- a CDS encoding DUF1549 domain-containing protein, whose product MAHRNGLHKRPLLRLMVTVATAFWCAAGAHGEEPLHVRIDVLVTGGNANLAAPACDDGAFLRRVYLDLAGTIPSATEARSFLDDKSGNKRTDCIDRLLAGPCFARQMTQVFDTMLMERRPQKHVEITKWQAYLYEGFAADKPLDQLFRELLSADGADPALRGAARFVLDRDADPNVLTRDVGRIVFGHDLQCAQCHDHPLIDDYYQRDYYELLAFFNRTKLFNEQGKTMMLMDDPHGEVSYQSVFDPSAKGTVHPRVPGGQQIEEPKLEGDAAYAVAPAKDVRPVPKFSRRAQLPAEATKCRQFARNLANRLWAMLMGKGIVEPVDLQHSDNPPLHPQLLELLTDELIARKFNAKSLLREIALSTTYQRSSELPENLSALTADAAAQIPALSQERDRLVNTAATSADALKKVSDALTAAQAPMGPLMDELAKRNAAMAETKKAADEAVKPVAAAQAKLSDAQLAAQLLGEALAKAKQAAEKMPSNKDLVAAADAVKACSEKLVAEISASSDQLAKLQAAAAVAAEQATSANRAADEANKQLEAVRAQISALEPQHDAATTQAAYDSALVKATEARIAAAQALAELAAASDPAKSAQLRTQLTSLWSHQSLMGSIRPLSPEQFAWSLMKAIGVVDAELASAAAEVYRASSPSEVDFPDAVVRTRQIERAVVAKLKPHIDRFVQLFGAEAGQPQHEFFATADQALYLSNGNEVKSWLAPNGVDLAARLLKLDDPKQLADELYLSVFTRRPIDSEVASVADYLKSRGVDKPEKKAEKTAAIQEMVWSLLASVEFRFVR is encoded by the coding sequence ATGGCGCACCGGAACGGTTTGCACAAACGTCCCTTGCTCAGGCTGATGGTCACGGTCGCCACCGCGTTCTGGTGTGCGGCCGGCGCGCACGGAGAAGAGCCGCTGCACGTCCGCATCGATGTGCTCGTGACTGGCGGCAATGCCAACTTGGCAGCGCCAGCGTGCGACGATGGCGCTTTTTTACGCCGCGTCTACCTGGATTTGGCCGGCACGATTCCCTCGGCGACCGAAGCGCGATCATTTCTGGACGACAAATCTGGCAATAAACGGACGGATTGCATCGATCGATTGCTTGCCGGGCCTTGTTTCGCCAGGCAGATGACGCAAGTATTCGACACGATGCTGATGGAGCGCCGCCCGCAGAAGCACGTTGAAATTACCAAATGGCAAGCCTATCTCTACGAAGGATTTGCGGCCGACAAGCCGCTCGATCAGCTTTTTCGCGAACTTCTATCCGCCGACGGCGCCGATCCTGCGCTGCGCGGGGCCGCGCGATTTGTGCTCGATCGTGATGCCGATCCAAACGTTCTCACTCGCGATGTAGGACGAATCGTGTTTGGCCACGATTTGCAGTGCGCCCAGTGTCACGATCATCCTCTGATCGACGACTACTATCAACGAGACTACTACGAACTGCTCGCCTTCTTTAATCGCACCAAGCTGTTTAACGAGCAAGGCAAGACGATGATGCTGATGGACGACCCACACGGAGAAGTGTCGTACCAATCGGTGTTTGACCCCTCGGCAAAAGGAACGGTCCATCCGCGTGTTCCGGGCGGCCAGCAGATCGAGGAGCCAAAGCTTGAGGGAGATGCTGCGTACGCGGTCGCGCCGGCAAAAGACGTGCGCCCCGTTCCCAAGTTCAGCCGCCGCGCCCAGTTACCTGCCGAAGCCACGAAGTGCCGGCAGTTCGCCCGCAACCTTGCCAACCGCCTGTGGGCGATGTTGATGGGAAAAGGAATCGTTGAACCTGTCGATTTGCAACATTCAGATAATCCGCCCCTTCATCCGCAACTTCTGGAACTGCTGACGGACGAGTTGATCGCACGAAAGTTTAACGCCAAATCGCTGTTGCGCGAGATTGCACTTTCCACGACCTATCAGCGCTCGTCTGAATTGCCGGAAAATCTATCCGCGTTGACGGCCGACGCCGCCGCGCAGATCCCCGCATTGTCGCAGGAACGCGACCGGCTGGTAAACACTGCCGCGACGTCCGCCGACGCACTGAAGAAGGTCTCCGATGCGCTCACGGCGGCTCAAGCACCCATGGGACCGCTGATGGACGAACTCGCCAAACGCAATGCAGCGATGGCCGAAACGAAGAAAGCTGCCGACGAGGCCGTTAAGCCTGTTGCTGCTGCGCAGGCAAAGTTGAGCGATGCGCAATTGGCCGCACAGCTTCTCGGCGAGGCGTTGGCGAAGGCCAAACAGGCGGCTGAGAAGATGCCCTCGAATAAGGATCTGGTCGCGGCCGCGGATGCCGTCAAAGCCTGCAGTGAAAAGCTTGTCGCGGAAATTTCTGCCAGCAGCGATCAACTGGCCAAACTTCAAGCTGCGGCGGCCGTGGCCGCCGAGCAGGCAACGTCCGCAAATCGAGCTGCCGACGAAGCGAACAAGCAGTTGGAGGCCGTCCGCGCGCAGATTTCCGCCCTGGAGCCCCAGCACGATGCCGCGACCACGCAGGCAGCCTACGACTCGGCACTCGTGAAAGCGACCGAAGCCCGAATTGCCGCCGCCCAGGCGCTTGCGGAACTGGCGGCGGCAAGCGATCCGGCAAAATCGGCTCAACTTCGCACGCAGCTTACCAGCCTTTGGTCGCACCAATCGCTGATGGGTTCGATTCGACCGCTTTCGCCAGAGCAGTTCGCTTGGAGCCTGATGAAGGCGATTGGCGTCGTCGATGCTGAATTGGCATCCGCGGCGGCTGAAGTCTACCGTGCATCAAGCCCTTCCGAAGTCGACTTTCCCGATGCCGTCGTTAGAACTCGACAGATCGAACGAGCTGTGGTGGCGAAACTGAAGCCGCACATCGATCGCTTCGTGCAGCTCTTTGGCGCTGAGGCGGGCCAGCCGCAACATGAGTTTTTTGCGACGGCCGATCAAGCGTTGTACTTGTCGAACGGCAACGAAGTAAAATCGTGGCTAGCGCCGAACGGAGTTGATTTGGCCGCTCGCTTGTTGAAGCTTGACGACCCAAAACAGCTTGCCGATGAACTTTACCTGTCGGTCTTCACGCGGCGTCCGATCGATTCGGAAGTTGCTTCCGTCGCCGATTACTTGAAATCTCGCGGCGTCGATAAGCCAGAGAAAAAAGCGGAGAAGACTGCGGCGATTCAGGAAATGGTCTGGAGTTTGCTCGCTTCGGTCGAGTTTCGTTTCGTTCGGTAG
- a CDS encoding metallophosphoesterase, translated as MSGKSLSRRDLLRRGAAMVAGTALAGASAGGVLLAEGSEANRLPARKQTLRFAHLTDVHVQPERAAGAGLAACLHHVQSHQVKPDVIFNGGDAIMDSLAASVDRTKLQWKLWHDTFRNECSLPVESCIGNHDVWGWDKKYSQASGSEPNFGKNWAVEALGISHRYRSFDRAGWHFVVLDSVHSSAKGLYEGRLDEEQFEWLADDLAKLDGKSPVCVLSHIPIFCVCVLVYSQKKPKESSFTVSGANIHIDALRIKDLFAKHANVKLCLSGHIHLTDRADYNGVTYLCNGAVCGAWWKGKNHECDAGYALVDLFDDGSFEHRYENYGWQARSA; from the coding sequence ATGTCAGGAAAAAGTCTCTCGCGACGCGACTTGTTGCGCAGGGGAGCCGCGATGGTTGCCGGAACGGCACTCGCCGGTGCTTCGGCCGGTGGCGTGTTGTTGGCGGAAGGTTCTGAGGCAAACCGGTTGCCCGCGCGGAAGCAAACGCTGCGATTCGCCCATCTCACCGATGTACACGTGCAGCCCGAGCGGGCCGCGGGTGCCGGCCTTGCCGCGTGCTTACACCACGTTCAATCGCACCAAGTGAAGCCGGACGTGATCTTCAATGGTGGCGATGCGATTATGGACTCGCTCGCCGCGTCGGTCGATCGTACGAAGCTGCAATGGAAGCTCTGGCACGATACGTTTCGCAACGAATGTTCACTGCCGGTCGAGTCGTGCATCGGCAACCACGACGTCTGGGGTTGGGACAAAAAGTACTCCCAGGCGAGCGGCAGCGAACCGAACTTTGGCAAGAACTGGGCGGTCGAGGCGCTCGGAATCAGCCACCGCTACCGCAGTTTCGACCGTGCGGGCTGGCACTTTGTCGTGCTCGACAGCGTGCATTCCAGCGCGAAGGGGCTTTATGAAGGACGACTGGATGAGGAGCAGTTTGAATGGTTGGCCGACGATTTGGCAAAACTCGATGGGAAGTCGCCGGTTTGCGTCCTTTCGCATATTCCGATCTTCTGCGTCTGTGTGTTGGTTTACAGCCAAAAAAAGCCGAAAGAGTCGAGTTTTACCGTCTCGGGAGCCAATATTCACATCGATGCGCTGCGAATCAAAGACCTGTTCGCCAAACATGCGAATGTGAAACTCTGCCTGAGCGGACACATTCATTTGACGGACCGAGCAGACTACAACGGCGTGACATATCTATGCAACGGCGCGGTATGCGGCGCTTGGTGGAAGGGCAAGAACCACGAGTGCGATGCTGGATATGCGCTGGTGGACTTGTTCGACGACGGTTCGTTTGAGCATCGATACGAGAACTATGGATGGCAGGCGCGGTCGGCCTAA
- a CDS encoding carbon storage regulator — MLILSRKVGEKIVIGDGITVVINRVAGDRVTIGLEAPPEVRILRGELRPFDNPRRETRHEPVAAGDRVGPSNERMERHFRRSAPAHPR, encoded by the coding sequence ATGTTAATTCTCAGTCGTAAAGTTGGCGAAAAAATCGTGATCGGCGACGGCATTACCGTGGTCATCAACCGCGTGGCCGGCGATCGAGTGACGATTGGCTTGGAAGCGCCTCCGGAAGTTCGCATCTTACGCGGCGAGCTGCGTCCGTTCGACAATCCGCGGCGCGAAACTCGACATGAACCCGTGGCGGCAGGAGATCGAGTCGGGCCATCCAACGAGCGTATGGAGCGACATTTTCGGCGGAGCGCACCTGCTCATCCGCGCTAG
- a CDS encoding sugar transferase yields the protein MFQFLIDELGTAATLNLLGDATHALDWLHSGERTQASGNLGTKTAVPSWGDWPSASVLPLIAADGNLSIGYQRVKRCLDVAGAAVLLVLLAPILLAALVALSMTTRGRPLFSQERVGLCGRRFRMWKFRTMRLDADKLQHLVQNDQDGPIFKNRRDPRITKLGRILRKTSIDEMPQLVNVLLGDMSLVGPRPPVPKEVDQYKTWQKRRLSVKPGLTCKWQISGRSDIGFEDWVRMDLWYVQHQGLWTDLGLLIRTPLKVISCEGAY from the coding sequence TTGTTTCAATTTCTGATCGATGAGCTGGGGACCGCAGCGACATTGAACCTGTTGGGCGATGCGACTCATGCCCTGGATTGGCTGCACTCGGGAGAGCGAACGCAAGCCAGCGGCAATCTTGGCACAAAAACAGCCGTTCCCTCCTGGGGAGATTGGCCATCCGCCTCAGTCCTGCCGCTGATTGCTGCCGACGGCAATCTCTCGATCGGCTATCAGCGCGTCAAGCGATGCCTGGATGTTGCGGGCGCTGCAGTGCTCTTGGTGCTGCTTGCGCCGATTTTGCTTGCCGCGCTGGTCGCTTTATCGATGACCACTCGCGGTCGGCCGTTGTTTTCGCAAGAGCGAGTCGGTCTGTGCGGCCGTCGCTTCCGAATGTGGAAATTTCGAACGATGCGGCTCGACGCCGACAAGCTTCAGCACTTGGTGCAGAACGACCAAGATGGGCCGATTTTCAAAAATCGCCGCGATCCGCGGATCACCAAATTGGGCCGAATTCTGCGAAAAACCAGCATCGATGAAATGCCGCAGCTCGTGAATGTGCTGCTCGGCGATATGTCGCTGGTCGGCCCGCGCCCCCCGGTGCCAAAAGAGGTCGATCAGTATAAGACATGGCAAAAACGCCGACTTTCCGTGAAGCCTGGCCTAACCTGCAAATGGCAAATCAGCGGTCGCAGCGACATTGGATTCGAAGATTGGGTGAGAATGGATCTTTGGTACGTGCAGCACCAGGGCCTATGGACCGATCTCGGACTGCTGATCCGCACTCCGCTGAAAGTGATCTCGTGTGAAGGGGCGTACTAA
- the csrA gene encoding carbon storage regulator CsrA, with amino-acid sequence MLVLSRKACEQIQIGEDVVVTVLQVKGQTVRIGIEAPKNIRILRSELPSRETSDGAQESEAATKASAGPLKFCVTRRTLQAAHLGKVCNSKPTSPLGSHLDARRNLPLSLAEPARDPQRMEVGKLRLDSAVRSTSLLG; translated from the coding sequence ATGCTCGTTCTCTCACGCAAAGCTTGCGAGCAAATTCAAATCGGCGAAGACGTCGTTGTGACGGTCTTGCAAGTCAAGGGGCAAACCGTACGCATCGGTATCGAAGCGCCCAAGAACATTCGCATCCTGCGATCAGAACTACCCAGCCGCGAGACCAGCGATGGAGCTCAAGAAAGTGAAGCTGCGACCAAGGCATCGGCTGGGCCATTGAAGTTTTGCGTCACTCGCCGAACGCTGCAAGCAGCCCATCTAGGGAAGGTTTGCAATTCGAAGCCGACGTCGCCGCTGGGCAGCCACCTCGATGCTCGCCGGAACCTCCCGTTGAGTTTGGCTGAACCAGCTCGCGATCCTCAACGCATGGAGGTCGGCAAGCTGCGACTCGATTCGGCGGTTCGGTCGACTTCGCTGCTGGGGTGA
- a CDS encoding flotillin family protein, with product MLNTTLFAIDFPLESWIAMIGIALAIFAFGVMSLFASRYKRCPSNRVLVIYGKAGRGEAAKCIHGGAKFIVPLVQDYAYLSLEPIQIEIPLRGALSMENIRVNVPSVFTVAIGTTPEVMQNAAIRLLGLDVQDVEKQAQDIIFGQLRQVIASMSIEQINRDRERFMESIQSSLEPELRKIGLVLINVNITDITDESGYIDAIGQKAASQAIQQARGDVAEQVRMGESRVAEMERDKAIQVAGATKLRQIGTREAEREQAVRIAELAKEQAVGEQAAKFEQDAQVKDAERQMRITVAQANAKAIEGENQSQAVVAASQAELAVKRAEAYQLGEAAKREAEAKVLEIQNRAMAKAALAEAEKIEAERRAAVEAPAKAEKARIVVEAEAEAEKLRLEAQGEAAAIFAKLEAEARGQYEILAKKGEGLQRIIDACGGAKEAFQLLMLEHFDNLVDASAKAISNIKFDKVVVWENGSHNGTTNTASFLQNMARTMPPMMQVMKEIGGVELPESLIKFTGESEAATKRSDNGEGGSLTRASESVI from the coding sequence ATGCTTAATACCACATTATTTGCCATCGATTTTCCGCTAGAAAGTTGGATCGCGATGATCGGCATCGCCTTGGCCATCTTCGCGTTCGGAGTAATGAGCCTGTTCGCCTCGCGCTACAAGCGCTGCCCCAGCAACCGCGTGCTAGTGATTTATGGCAAGGCCGGTCGAGGCGAAGCGGCCAAATGCATCCACGGCGGAGCAAAATTCATCGTCCCGCTCGTGCAAGACTATGCCTACCTGAGCCTGGAACCGATTCAGATCGAAATTCCGCTGCGCGGCGCGCTCTCGATGGAAAACATCCGCGTGAACGTCCCCAGCGTGTTCACCGTCGCGATCGGCACCACCCCCGAAGTGATGCAAAACGCCGCGATTCGCTTGCTTGGCCTCGACGTTCAAGACGTCGAAAAGCAGGCTCAAGACATCATCTTCGGTCAATTGCGGCAAGTGATTGCCTCGATGAGCATCGAACAGATCAACCGCGACCGCGAACGGTTCATGGAGAGCATTCAATCGTCGCTGGAGCCTGAGTTGCGAAAGATCGGCCTGGTGCTGATCAACGTCAATATCACCGACATCACCGATGAAAGCGGCTACATCGACGCCATCGGTCAAAAGGCGGCCAGCCAGGCGATCCAGCAGGCCCGCGGCGACGTCGCCGAACAAGTGCGGATGGGCGAAAGTCGCGTGGCCGAGATGGAACGCGACAAGGCGATTCAAGTCGCCGGCGCGACGAAACTGCGACAGATCGGTACCCGCGAAGCCGAACGCGAGCAGGCGGTGCGCATCGCCGAGTTGGCCAAAGAGCAAGCCGTCGGCGAGCAGGCGGCCAAGTTCGAGCAAGATGCCCAAGTGAAAGACGCCGAGCGGCAGATGCGCATCACGGTCGCTCAGGCCAACGCCAAGGCGATCGAAGGAGAAAACCAATCGCAGGCAGTCGTCGCCGCGTCGCAAGCCGAACTGGCGGTGAAGCGCGCTGAAGCCTATCAACTGGGGGAAGCCGCCAAGCGCGAAGCCGAAGCGAAAGTGCTCGAAATCCAGAACCGCGCGATGGCCAAGGCCGCGCTCGCGGAGGCCGAGAAGATCGAAGCCGAACGCCGGGCCGCGGTCGAAGCGCCGGCCAAGGCCGAAAAGGCCCGCATCGTCGTCGAAGCCGAGGCCGAGGCCGAAAAACTCCGCCTCGAAGCCCAGGGCGAAGCGGCTGCCATCTTCGCCAAGCTCGAAGCCGAGGCTCGCGGCCAATACGAAATCCTCGCCAAGAAAGGGGAAGGTTTACAGCGCATCATCGACGCCTGTGGAGGCGCGAAAGAAGCCTTCCAACTGCTCATGCTCGAACATTTCGACAACCTAGTCGATGCCAGCGCCAAGGCGATCTCGAATATCAAATTCGACAAGGTCGTCGTCTGGGAAAACGGCAGTCACAACGGCACCACGAATACCGCCAGTTTCCTGCAAAACATGGCTCGCACGATGCCGCCGATGATGCAAGTCATGAAGGAAATTGGTGGCGTCGAGTTGCCGGAATCGCTGATCAAATTCACCGGCGAAAGCGAAGCCGCCACGAAACGCAGCGACAACGGTGAAGGTGGCTCGCTCACCCGTGCAAGTGAGTCGGTGATTTAA
- a CDS encoding DUF1501 domain-containing protein, translated as MMKTRNVCGSSDHAMARRQFLGGVASGMVVGGLGLLTRPAFSAQLSKDQKRVIVVNMLGGLSQLESWDPKPGTATGGPFRAISTSVPGIHIGELLPQTAQQMHHLALVRAVNTHEDDHSKGSYLMATGRRQTPATDYPELGAVCSKALSPESLSLPGHIKITPGGGGGRGNDSAYLGPKFASVRLGNGNPPQNSTRPNDIAAAADEARQVFRRQVNSQFSLHRRTAMTDAYTQTYEQALSLMESRDVFDIAKEPEKDRDRYGQHDFGRHCLLARRLLENGIPFVQVAHSNYDTHSENFDFHLEQLGEFDQGFACLVADLAERGMLDSTLIVVLSEFGRSPHINQYYGRDHWSAAWSVCLGGAGIHRGAVYGKTNEDGTKIVDGQVDHGNLFHTYLRALGLDSTASFEVGGRQLPMADPMSSPIKELLT; from the coding sequence ATGATGAAAACTCGAAATGTTTGTGGATCCAGCGATCACGCGATGGCCCGGCGGCAGTTTTTGGGGGGCGTTGCCTCTGGAATGGTCGTCGGTGGCTTGGGATTGCTTACCCGGCCAGCCTTCTCGGCCCAGCTTTCCAAAGATCAAAAACGGGTGATCGTCGTGAACATGTTAGGCGGTTTGAGCCAGTTGGAAAGCTGGGATCCAAAGCCAGGAACGGCGACGGGAGGGCCATTTCGCGCGATTTCCACCTCGGTGCCCGGCATTCACATTGGCGAGTTGTTGCCGCAAACTGCGCAGCAAATGCATCATTTGGCGCTGGTGCGCGCGGTCAATACCCACGAGGACGACCACTCCAAGGGAAGTTATCTGATGGCGACCGGTCGCCGCCAAACGCCGGCAACCGATTACCCTGAACTTGGCGCGGTCTGCTCGAAGGCACTCTCGCCGGAATCGCTATCGTTGCCGGGACACATTAAGATCACTCCCGGCGGTGGCGGCGGTCGCGGAAATGATTCCGCCTATTTGGGGCCGAAATTCGCAAGCGTAAGGCTTGGCAATGGCAATCCACCGCAGAATTCCACGCGGCCAAACGATATTGCCGCCGCAGCCGATGAGGCGCGCCAAGTGTTTCGCCGTCAGGTGAACAGCCAATTTTCGCTGCACCGGCGAACCGCAATGACCGACGCCTACACACAAACCTACGAACAGGCGCTCTCGCTGATGGAGTCGCGCGACGTTTTCGACATCGCTAAAGAACCAGAGAAAGACCGCGATCGGTATGGCCAACACGATTTCGGCCGACACTGTTTGCTCGCACGGCGACTGCTGGAGAACGGCATTCCATTTGTGCAAGTTGCCCACTCGAACTACGACACGCATAGCGAGAATTTCGATTTTCACCTTGAGCAACTTGGCGAATTCGATCAGGGCTTTGCTTGCCTGGTGGCCGACCTTGCCGAACGCGGGATGCTGGATAGCACGCTGATCGTGGTGCTCTCGGAGTTCGGCCGGTCGCCGCACATCAACCAGTATTATGGGCGCGACCACTGGTCGGCCGCCTGGTCGGTGTGCTTGGGTGGTGCCGGAATCCATCGCGGCGCTGTGTACGGCAAGACCAACGAAGACGGCACGAAGATCGTTGATGGGCAAGTTGACCACGGCAACTTGTTCCACACTTACCTGCGCGCGCTTGGGCTCGATTCGACGGCGTCGTTCGAGGTGGGAGGACGACAATTGCCGATGGCCGACCCGATGTCGTCGCCGATCAAAGAGCTACTCACCTAA